From one Catellatospora sp. IY07-71 genomic stretch:
- the mltG gene encoding endolytic transglycosylase MltG, whose product MIDELDRAFDDHDDGDPRRQPPGQAARRRRRFGWFRSVLAMCLAVVLLGVLGFGAYLAYDKVAGALGTPDWETSADGTPVQVEIKAGDTQAAIAKTLKIAGVVASEKAFVEAGQRNPDALQIQPGYYKLRTHLSADDAVLMLLDGRNRIVNGITIPEGLSSFRVYRLLSAKTGIPEADFKAAAKDPAALGVPDWWFNRSDEKKVAPTIEGFLFPDTYEFPPNADADTVLRTMVNRFLTVTGSMNFAETVQAELGGIAPYEALIVGSLAQAEAGNADDFGKVARVAYNRVYKRTPDLTCACFQFDVTVNYSRELAGKDPKPSSGLSHDELTDPKNPYNRNAEGMIPTPINNPGKAALEGAMKPPKGDWYYFVAIDEEGHSAFSEDFEQFCKDNETAVKNKVLKQSSC is encoded by the coding sequence ATGATCGACGAACTGGACCGCGCTTTCGACGACCACGACGACGGCGACCCCCGGCGGCAACCGCCGGGGCAGGCGGCGAGGCGGCGACGGCGGTTCGGTTGGTTCCGCTCGGTGCTGGCGATGTGCCTGGCGGTGGTGCTGCTGGGCGTGCTCGGCTTCGGCGCCTACCTGGCCTACGACAAGGTGGCGGGTGCGCTGGGCACGCCGGACTGGGAGACGTCGGCCGACGGCACGCCGGTCCAGGTGGAGATCAAGGCGGGGGACACCCAGGCCGCCATCGCGAAGACTCTCAAGATCGCCGGGGTCGTGGCCAGCGAGAAGGCGTTCGTCGAGGCCGGTCAGCGCAACCCGGACGCGCTGCAGATCCAGCCCGGCTACTACAAGCTGCGCACCCATCTGAGCGCGGACGACGCGGTGCTCATGCTGCTCGACGGCCGCAACCGCATCGTGAACGGGATCACCATCCCGGAGGGGTTGAGCTCGTTCCGGGTGTACCGGCTGCTGTCGGCCAAGACCGGCATCCCGGAGGCCGACTTCAAGGCCGCCGCCAAGGATCCGGCCGCGCTGGGCGTGCCGGACTGGTGGTTCAACCGCAGCGACGAGAAGAAGGTCGCGCCGACGATCGAGGGCTTCCTCTTCCCGGACACGTACGAGTTCCCGCCGAACGCCGACGCCGACACGGTGCTGCGAACCATGGTCAACCGCTTCCTGACCGTCACCGGCAGCATGAACTTCGCCGAGACGGTGCAGGCGGAGCTGGGCGGCATCGCCCCCTACGAGGCGCTGATCGTGGGCTCGCTGGCCCAGGCCGAGGCGGGCAACGCCGACGACTTCGGCAAGGTCGCGCGGGTGGCCTACAACCGGGTCTACAAGCGCACACCGGACCTGACCTGCGCCTGCTTCCAGTTCGACGTGACCGTCAACTACTCGCGCGAGCTGGCCGGCAAGGACCCGAAGCCGTCCAGCGGCCTGAGTCACGACGAGCTGACCGATCCGAAGAACCCCTACAACCGCAACGCCGAGGGCATGATCCCCACGCCGATCAACAACCCGGGCAAGGCCGCGCTGGAGGGGGCCATGAAGCCGCCGAAGGGCGACTGGTACTACTTCGTCGCGATCGACGAGGAGGGCCACTCGGCCTTCTCGGAGGACTTCGAGCAGTTCTGCAAGGACAACGAGACGGCCGTGAAGAACAAGGTCCTCAAGCAGAGCTCCTGCTGA
- the mltG gene encoding endolytic transglycosylase MltG has protein sequence MTDELFLPFDEHPERSQRRRHAVDGNRGRNGKKKKKKKKRGGGRTFLALFLSLLLLGGLAGGVYLGYDKLMGFFTTPDYETAASSAEVTVEIKEGSNGTDMAKVLKANDVIKSEQAFIEAWDADPKNAQKIQPGVYKLRVQLSAVDAMKMLLDTANRITNGITITEGLSTFKIYKLLSEKLEIPLAEFKAAAKDPIKLGVPDWWFKREDGKKESRSLEGFLFPDTYEFPPNVTAESALKMMVARFLDVTGDLNYADKAAELNISPYQALIVASLAQAEAGNADDLGKVARVSYNRVFSDKAVQEIGTCRCLQFDVTVNYSREIAGKDPKPSSGLTQAELTDPKNPYNRNAKGLPPTPINNPGQHALEAAADPPKGDWLYFVAIDKQGHSAFSSTHSQFCRDNDKAVQAGVLKQSSC, from the coding sequence ATGACTGACGAGCTCTTCCTGCCGTTCGACGAGCACCCCGAACGCAGCCAGCGCCGTCGCCACGCGGTGGACGGCAACCGTGGTCGCAACGGGAAGAAGAAGAAAAAGAAGAAGAAGCGCGGCGGCGGCCGCACCTTCCTCGCGCTCTTCCTGAGCCTGCTCCTGCTGGGCGGCCTGGCCGGCGGTGTGTACCTCGGCTACGACAAGCTCATGGGCTTCTTCACCACGCCCGACTATGAGACGGCGGCGAGCTCGGCCGAGGTCACGGTCGAGATCAAAGAGGGCTCCAACGGCACCGACATGGCCAAGGTGCTCAAGGCCAATGATGTGATCAAGAGCGAGCAGGCGTTCATCGAGGCGTGGGACGCCGATCCGAAGAACGCCCAGAAGATCCAGCCCGGCGTCTACAAGCTGCGGGTGCAGCTCAGCGCGGTCGACGCGATGAAGATGCTGCTGGACACCGCCAACCGGATCACCAACGGCATCACCATCACCGAGGGCCTGTCCACCTTCAAGATCTACAAGCTGCTCTCCGAGAAGCTGGAGATCCCGCTGGCCGAGTTCAAGGCCGCCGCGAAGGACCCGATCAAGCTCGGCGTGCCGGACTGGTGGTTCAAGCGGGAGGACGGCAAGAAGGAGAGCCGCTCGCTGGAGGGCTTCCTCTTCCCGGACACGTACGAGTTTCCGCCGAACGTCACCGCCGAGTCCGCGCTGAAGATGATGGTCGCGCGCTTCCTCGACGTGACCGGGGACCTCAACTACGCCGACAAGGCCGCCGAGCTGAACATCTCGCCGTACCAGGCGCTGATCGTGGCGTCGCTGGCGCAGGCCGAGGCGGGCAACGCCGACGACCTGGGCAAGGTCGCGCGGGTCTCCTACAACCGGGTGTTCAGCGACAAGGCGGTCCAGGAGATCGGCACCTGCCGCTGCCTGCAGTTCGACGTGACCGTCAACTACTCGCGGGAGATCGCCGGCAAGGACCCCAAGCCGTCCAGCGGCCTGACCCAGGCCGAGCTGACCGATCCGAAGAACCCCTACAACCGCAACGCCAAGGGCCTGCCCCCGACCCCGATCAACAACCCGGGGCAGCACGCGCTGGAGGCGGCGGCCGACCCGCCGAAGGGCGACTGGCTGTACTTCGTCGCGATCGACAAGCAGGGCCATTCGGCCTTCTCCAGCACGCACAGCCAGTTCTGCCGGGACAACGACAAGGCCGTGCAGGCCGGCGTGCTGAAGCAGAGTTCCTGCTGA